The following proteins are encoded in a genomic region of Raphanus sativus cultivar WK10039 unplaced genomic scaffold, ASM80110v3 Scaffold0088, whole genome shotgun sequence:
- the LOC130501057 gene encoding probable pectinesterase 67, whose protein sequence is MDHRAGMVLFLALVVMSVWGSDASALESMKFDAPLLTEKIATNRSIIVDIEGKGDYTSVQKAIDAVPVGNSNWIIVHVRKGIYKERVHIPENKPFIFMRGNGRGKTVIESSQSSIDNVASATFKVEANHFVAFGISIRNDAPVGQAFTSDNQSVAAFVAADKVAFYHCAFYSLHNTLFDNKGRHYYHESYIQGSIDFIFGRATSIFNNCEIFVISDKRVKPYGSITAHHREHPEEKTGYVFIRGKVYGIDEVYLGRAKGPYSRVIFAKTYFSKTVVPSGWTNWSYDGSTKDLYHAEYKCHGPGAERQGRSDWAKELTKQEVESFLSIDFIDGTSWLPVWLQQKS, encoded by the exons ATGGATCATCGAGCAGGAATGGTCCTTTTCCTAGCCCTTGTTGTAATGTCCGTATGGGGTTCGGACGCATCGGCACTGGAAAGTATGAAGTTTGACGCGCCGCTTCTAACTGAAAAAATTGCAACAAATAGATCTATAATCGTCGATATTGAAGGGAAGGGAGACTACACTTCGGTTCAAAAAGCCATTGATGCTGTCCCTGTTGGTAACTCTAATTGGATTATCGTCCATGTCCGTAAAGGAATCTACAA GGAGAGAGTGCACATTCCAGAGAACAAGCCTTTCATATTCATGAGAGGTAACGGAAGAGGAAAGACAGTCATCGAATCATCGCAAAGTTCGATAGACAATGTTGCTTCAGCCACTTTCAAAGTCGAAGCTAATCACTTCGTTGCTTTTGGTATCAGCATCAGG AATGATGCACCGGTCGGACAGGCGTTCACGTCTGACAACCAATCGGTGGCAGCGTTTGTGGCGGCTGATAAAGTTGCGTTTTACCATTGTGCGTTCTACAGCTTGCACAACACTTTGTTTGATAACAAAGGTAGACATTACTACCACGAGAGTTACATCCAAGGCTCCATCGACTTCATCTTCGGTCGTGCAACTTCCATTTTCAAC AATTGTGAGATATTTGTGATATCGGACAAGAGGGTGAAACCATATGGGTCAATCACAGCACACCACAGGGAACACCCAGAGGAAAAGACGGGTTATGTGTTCATAAGAGGCAAAGTGTACGGAATCGATGAGGTTTACCTAGGCAGAGCCAAAGGACCTTATTCTCGGGTCATCTTTGCCAAGACTTACTTTTCCAAGACCGTTGTCCCTAGCGGTTGGACCAACTGGAGCTACGACGGCTCAACCAA GGATTTATACCATGCGGAGTATAAGTGTCATGGACCAGGTGCTGAGAGACAAGGTAGATCAGATTGGGCCAAAGAACTTACCAAACAAGAAGTTGAGTCTTTCTTGTCCATTGATTTCATTGATGGAACTTCTTGGCTCCCTGTTTGGCTTCAGCAAAAGTCTTAG